From Cuculus canorus isolate bCucCan1 chromosome 7, bCucCan1.pri, whole genome shotgun sequence, one genomic window encodes:
- the PRDX3 gene encoding thioredoxin-dependent peroxide reductase, mitochondrial — protein MVCRRHKVDNQQDSEQVAHIKSFSLRAGTPGCPIPGGARSPAQGRSPPCRGRAGSAPSPLAMAAALRLLLRRAVPAARTLALPARRPFSLGSCRLAPAVTQHAPFFKGTAVVNGEFKELTLDDYKGKYLVLFFYPLDFTFVCPTEIVAFSNKANEFHDVNCEVVAVSVDSHFSHLAWINTPRKSGGLGKMNIPVLSDLTKQISRDYGVLLEGPGIALRGLFIIDPNGIIKHLSINDLPVGRSVEETLRLVKAFQFVETHGEVCPANWTPDSPTIKPSPEASKEYFEKVHT, from the exons ATGGTCTGCAGGAGACACAAAGTTGACAATCAGCAAGATTCGGAGCAAGTTGCACATATA AAATCCTTCTCGCTGAGGGCGGGGACgccaggctgccccatccccggcgGTGCCCGCAGCCCTGCGCAGGGGCGGTCCCCGCCGTGCCGGGGGCGGGcgggctctgctccctccccGCTCGCTATGGCCGCTGcgctgcggctgctgctgcgCCGGGCG GTCCCCGCCGCCAGGACCCTCGCCCTGCCCGCCCGCCGCCCGTTCAGCCTCG GCTCCTGTCGGCTTGCTCCAGCGGTGACACAGCATGCCCCGTTCTTTAAGGGAACAGCCGTGGTCAATGGAGAGTTCAAGGAGCTGACCCTGGATGATTACAAGGGGAAATACTTGGTTCTCTTCTTCTACCCTCTGGACTT cACCTTTGTCTGCCCTACAGAAATTGTGGCTTTCAGCAACAAAGCAAACGAATTTCACGATGTGAACTGTGAGGTGGTGGCAGTTTCGGTGgattctcatttttctcatctGGCCTGGATCAACACCCCACGAAAG AGTGGCGGTTTGGGCAAAATGAATATTCCAGTCCTGTCAGACCTCACGAAACAAATCTCCCGTGATTATGGGGTGCTGCTAGAAGGACCTGGCATAGCACTGAG AGGTCTCTTCATCATTGATCCAAACGGGATCATCAAGCATCTAAGTATCAATGACCTCCCTGTCGGCCGTAGTGTGGAAGAGACGCTCCGCTTGGTGAAAGCATTCCAGTTTGTGGAAACACACGGAGAGGTTTGCCCAGCGAACTGGACTCCGGACTCCCCTACA ATCAAACCAAGCCCAGAAGCTTCTaaagaatattttgagaaaGTGCATACATAA